CGGTTGGAAGCCGTAGCCCTCGGCCATTCGGTGCGGCAGAATCGAATCGGCTTCGAGACCGCAGGCCCTAAAGACGGCCAGGAGCATCGCGGTAGCGCTGACGCCGTCGACGTCGTAGTCGCCGACGATCGAGACCCGCTCGCCAAGCTCGCGCGCCGCCAGCAGTCGCTCGACGGCCTCGGGCAGGCCGGCGAGACGCCGCGGGTCGTGCAGGTCGGAGAGCGACGGCGAAAGGAATCGCCCGACCTCGTCGGCGTTTTCGAGCCCGCGACGGGCCAGGAGTCGAGCGAGCCGCGGGTCGACATCGGTGACCCCATCGGCCAGCGCAATCTCCGGGGCGGGAGCGGCCCTCCAAACCGCTGTTGGCCTTGCCACTGGGTCCACCGCGGAGGCTAGCTCGGCCTCAACTCTCGGTCAGAAAGCCGAGCTTCCTGAACCGGTTGTAACGCGCGGCCAAGAGCTTGTCGAGCGACTGGCCTTCGATCTCGGCCAGACCGGCGGCGATCGTGCCACCGACGTTCTGGATGGTCTCGTTGGGGTTGGCGTGCGCCGCCCCGGCGGGCTCCGGAATGACCGCGTCGACGACGCCGAGCTCGAAGATGTCGGGTGCCGTCAGCCGGAGGGCGTCCGCAGCGTTCTCCTTCTTGTTTTGATCCTTCCACAGGATCGCGGCGCAGCCCTCGGGCGAGATCACCGAATACACCGAGTACTGGAGCATGTACACGCGATCTCCCATCGCGATCCCGAGGGCACCGCCGCTGCCGCCCTCTCCGGTGATGGTGACCACGATCGGGGTGCGCAGAGCGGCCATCTCGATCAGGTTGCGGGCGATGGCCTCGGCCTGGCCGCGCTGCTCGGCGCCGATGCCCGGATAGGCGCCGGGGGTATCGACGAAGCACAAGAGCGGCAGGGAAAACCGCTCGGCCATCTTCATCAAGCGCAGGGCCTTGCGGTAGCCCTCGGGGCGGGCTTGGCCGAAGTTGCGATGGATTCTCTCCTTGGTAGCGCGGCCCTTCTGGTGACCCAGCACCGCCACCGAGCGACCCATGAACCTCGCCAGCCCGGCGACGATGGCGGGGTCGTCGGCGAAGGCGCGGTCGCCGTGAACCTCCACCCAATCGCTCATCAGGTGCTCGACGTAGTCGAGGGTGTGGGGCCGCTCGGAGTGCCTCGCCACCAGCGTCTTTTCCCAACGCGAGAGCGTGCCGTAGACCTCGGTGGTGTCCTTGATCAGCTTGGACTTGAGACGCGAGATCTCCTTGCTCCGACCGGAGCCCTCGGGATAGCTCTCCAGTTCTTCGATTCGGCGGCGCAGGTCCTCCAGAGGCGCTTCGAACGGTACTTCGCTGGGACGCATGGCGGGCCGTCAAGCTAGCATGTCTGAGCCGCCTACAACAACTCCATCGGGTCGACGTCGACGACGATCTCCGAAGTCGCGCGCTCGGGCAGGCTCGCCTGCACCAGCCGCCGAACTCGGCTCGCCGAGGGGCCGCGAACCAGGATCTGAAAACGCCACTTACCGCGCAGGCGCTCGAAGGCGGCGGGTGCCGGTCCGATCACGCGAATCTCCGCTCCCCTCTCCCCTACCCCGGGCGCTCGGCGCCCGAGCTCGTGGGCAACTCGCTCGGCGGTCTGGGCGGCCCGTTCGCGATGACTATCGCGCACCAGAAGCTGCACCATTCTCGTGTAGGGCGGATAGTGGAAGATCCTCCGAAAACGCATCTCCTC
This genomic window from bacterium contains:
- a CDS encoding acetyl-CoA carboxylase carboxyltransferase subunit alpha — protein: MRPSEVPFEAPLEDLRRRIEELESYPEGSGRSKEISRLKSKLIKDTTEVYGTLSRWEKTLVARHSERPHTLDYVEHLMSDWVEVHGDRAFADDPAIVAGLARFMGRSVAVLGHQKGRATKERIHRNFGQARPEGYRKALRLMKMAERFSLPLLCFVDTPGAYPGIGAEQRGQAEAIARNLIEMAALRTPIVVTITGEGGSGGALGIAMGDRVYMLQYSVYSVISPEGCAAILWKDQNKKENAADALRLTAPDIFELGVVDAVIPEPAGAAHANPNETIQNVGGTIAAGLAEIEGQSLDKLLAARYNRFRKLGFLTES